A stretch of the Uranotaenia lowii strain MFRU-FL chromosome 3, ASM2978415v1, whole genome shotgun sequence genome encodes the following:
- the LOC129756718 gene encoding glutamate-rich WD repeat-containing protein 1, whose protein sequence is MSSQDEERMEVAEDQNIEDAVIAGASDDDEDQEDDAMENNEDDKDQVYLPGRKLNNDEELVCDESAYVMLHQAHTGAPCLSFDIIQDPLGEDRETFPLTAFLVAGTQAARTHVNSVIVMKMSNLHRTSKERDEDEESDSDEEYADDEDEKPQMNCALIKHAGCVNRIRATTFNNTHYVASWSEMGRVHIYNISDQLAAVDDEHACKTYEKNKVGDDVKPDFTFSGHQKEGFALDWCTTTRGMLATGDCRRDIHIWKPNDKGAWTVDQRPLVGHTDSVEDIQWSPNEPNVLASCSVDKSIRIWDVRAPPSKACMLTAENSHESDVNVISWNRNEPLLASGGDDGVLNIWDLRHFQSKSVVATFKHHTNHITTVEWHPKESTILASGGDDDQIAMWDLSVERDDDTERNDPQLKDLPPQLLFIHQGQNEIKELHWHPQLKGVILSTAHSGFNVFRTISV, encoded by the exons ATGTCATCCCAAGATGAAGAGCGAATGGAGGTGGCCGAGGACCAGAACATCGAAGATGCAGTGATAGCCGGTGCTAGCGATGACGACGAAGATCAGGAAGATGATGCCATGGAGAATAACGAAGATGATAAAGATCAGGTATACCTACCCGGTCGGAAGCTGAACAACGACGAGGAGCTGGTGTGTGATGAATCTGCTTACGTGATGCTACACCAAGCACATACCGGAGCTCCGTGTTTGAGTTTCGATATCATACAGGATCCGCTGGGAGAAGATCGAGAAACGTTTCCATTGACTGCCTTTCTGGTAGCCGGCACCCAAGCAGCCCGGACCCATGTCAATAGCGtaattgtaatgaaaatgtcCAATCTTCACAGAACCTCTAAGGAGCGAGATGAGGACGAAGAATCGGACTCtgatgaagaatatgcagatGATGAGGACGAAAAGCCACAGATGAACTGTGCATTGATCAAACATGCTGGATGCGTCAATAGGATTCGGGCTACAACGTTCAATAATACGCATTACGTGGCCAGTTGGAGTGAAATGGGTCGTGTACATATTTATAACATAAGCGATCAATTGGCGGCTGTAGATGATGAACATGCTTGTAAAACGTACGAAAAGAACAAGGTCGGAGATGACGTTAAACCAGATTTTACCTTTTCTGGCCATCAGAAGGAAGGATTTGCCCTCGATTGGTGCACTACAACGCGCGGCATGTTAGCTACTGGAGATTGCCGCCGAGATATACACATTTGGAAACCGAATGACAAAGGCGCTTGGACCGTCGACCAACGGCCACTGGTTGGGCACACGGATTCTGTTGAGGATATCCAGTGGAGTCCAAACGAGCCAAATGTGTTGGCCAGCTGCTCCGTGGACAAATCCATTAGGATCTGGGATGTAAGAGCGCCCCCCTCGAAGGCTTGCATGCTTACAGCTGAAAATTCTCACGAAAGTGACGTCAATGTTATCAGTTGGAATAGAAATGAACCATTGCTAGCAAGTG GTGGCGATGATGGTGTTCTTAACATTTGGGACCTTCGTCATTTTCAATCCAAGTCGGTAGTTGCAACGTTCAAACACCACACGAATCACATAACAACGGTCGAGTGGCATCCGAAGGAATCAACGATACTGGCCTCGGGTGGTGACGACGATCAAATTGCCATGTGGGATCTCTCGGTAGAGCGTGACGACGATACCGAACGGAACGATCCACAGCTCAAAGATTTGCCGCCACAACTGCTATTCATTCACCAGGGTCAGAACGAAATCAAGGAATTACACTGGCACCCGCAGCTGAAAGGAGTTATACTGTCCACGGCCCACAGTGgatttaatgttttcagaacCATCAGTGTTTAA
- the LOC129751482 gene encoding mismatch repair endonuclease PMS2: MIEIEDVIEPTPTSEASRKINAIDKETVHKICSGQVVLSLAIAVKELIENAIDAGATVVEVKLKEHGADLVEVCDNGSGVEERNFIGLTAKYHTSKLREFSDLASIETFGFRGEALSSLCALSDMVIVTKHETASHGTKLELNHNGEITRKSPCARSTGTTVSLTNLFSTLPVRRKEFQKNIKREFIKMCQILQAYCLVSVGVRVICTNHSKKSGKTIIMSTQGTGTVIDNISTVFGSKQTLELVPLKPAIGRNGKIIDLNESDFDDSISLTQEEMDNLNLSRYTIDGYISSCAHGSGRSSKDRQFFYVNSRPCEPKQIIKMVNETYHKYNPSQNPFVYLNLKMQRSEVDVNLTPDKRQILVNNEKILLLALKKSLLKTYGNIPSTYKMQNLDLSTTTRLLNISFASDNADDTDKEQDKSLTTPDTPNLSTTFNQWKASEKAADNSPRKPTTLKRKREELPKISSFLDVGSNRVSQISRAGSHDDNDDDELKSLPKIACRTTLVGGSESDNIADHVDDSNDAQRKVAVAEPQEADIGRCYEKDFCKKLSVTRCINKIPVVGPVLKFENILSPNKEKESESNSPQKQTILESITVEDASHHSDESLYGNRSVQIDLPSLAKLIEQEKEIAEREEESRKCSLSRLKFKSKINPASNRSAEDELQMEISKDKFAQMEIIGQFNLGFIIARLDLDLFIIDQHATDEKYNFEDLQRTTILQNQKLVVPQQLELTAVNEMILMDNLEIFEMNGFKFELDGSAEPTRKVKLLAKPFSKNWEFGKEDIDELIFMLQDAPNTVCRPSRVRAMFASRACRKSVMIGKALSIGEMRKLVSHMGEIEQPWNCPHGRPTMRHLVNLSMIEQIEESNESKED; the protein is encoded by the exons atgatCGAAATCGAAGACGTTATTGAACCAACTCCGACCAGCGAAGCATCCCGGAAGATCAATGCTATCGATAAGGAAACTGTGCACAAGATTTGCTCCGGTCAGGTAGTGCTTAGTTTGGCGATTGCCGTTaaagaattgattgaaaatgcGATTGATGCCGGAGCCACGGTTGTGGAAGTAAAGCTCAAGGAACACGGTGCTGATCTAGTAGAGGTATGTGACAATGGCAGTGGCGTCGAGGAACGAAATTTCATCGGACTAACAGCCAAGTACCACACTTCGAAGTTGCGAGAATTTTCCGATTTGGCGAGTATCGAAACCTTTGGATTTCGAGGGGAAGCTCTGAGTTCGCTGTGCGCCTTGTCGGATATGGTCATTGTAACTAAGCATGAGACAGCCTCTCATGGCACAAAATTAGAACTCAACCATAACGGTGAAATCACAAGGAAAAGTCCCTGTGCGAGGTCAACTGGAACAACGGTATCGTTGACTAATTTGTTTTCGACTTTACCTGTCCGCAGAAaagaatttcagaaaaatatcaaaagagaatttataaaaatgtgcCAGATTCTACAGGCATATTGTTTAGTTTCCGTCGGCGTCAGAGTAATTTGCACCAACCATAGCAAAAAAAGTGGCAAAACGATTATCATGAGCACGCAGGGAACGGGAACAGTAATAGATAACATTTCAACGGTGTTTGGGTCAAAACAAACCTTAGAACTAGTACCTCTAAAGCCAGCGATTGGGAGAAATGGgaaaatcattgatttgaatgAAAGCGATTTCGATGATAGCATTTCGTTAACTCAGGAAGAAATGGATAATCTCAATCTTTCTAGATACACTATTGACGGTTACATTTCGAGTTGTGCACATGGGTCAGGTCGTAGCTCCAAGGATCGCCAATTCTTTTACGTAAATTCGAGACCATGCGAGCCAAAACAGATAATCAAGATGGTTAATGAAACCTATCATAAATATAACCCTAGCCAAAATCCGTTCGTTTATCTCAACCTCAAAATGCAACGTTCTGAAGTAGATGTTAATCTTACACCAGATAAACGACAAATTTTGgtgaacaatgaaaaaattctactgttAGCATTGAAAAAATCGTTACTGAAGACATATGGTAACATTCCATCTACCTATAAAATGCAGAATCTAGACTTGAGCACAACTACtcgtttgttgaatatttctttCGCATCGGATAACGCTGATGACACGGATAAAGAACAGGATAAGAGCTTAACGACGCCCGACACCCCCAATCTTTCGACTACCTTCAATCAATGGAAAGCCTCCGAAAAGGCCGCAGACAACTCACCGCGGAAACCGACTACATTAAAACGAAAACGAGAGGAATTGCCAAAAATAAGTAGCTTTCTTGATGTTGGATCGAATCGGGTCTCCCAAATATCACGGGCGGGCTCCcacgatgataatgatgatgatgagctcAAGTCGCTTCCTAAGATAGCTTGTCGTACAACGTTGGTTGGTGGAAGCGAGAGTGATAACATTGCGGATCATGTAGATGATTCTAATGATGCGCAACGTAAGGTTGCAGTTGCAGAACCTCAAGAAGCTGATATCGGGAGGTGCTATGAAAAAG atttttgcaaaaaattaagtGTAACAAGATGTATTAATAAAATTCCTGTTGTGGGTccggttttgaaatttgaaaatattttatcaccCAACAAAGAAAAGGAATCTGAATCGAATAGCCCTCAGAAGCAAACCATACTAGAAAGCATTACAGTAGAAGATGCCAGTCACCATTCAGATGAATCGTTATATGGTAATAGGAGCGTTCAAATCGATCTACCATCTTTGGCGAAACTGATTGAACAAGAAAAAGAGATCGCTGAGCGGGAAGAAGAGTCACGTAAATGCAGCTTGAGTCGACTGAAGTTTAAAAGCAAAATCAATCCCGCCAGCAATCGATCGGCCGAAGACGAGCTTCAAATGGAAATATCCAAGGATAAATTTGCTCAGATGGAAATAATTGGTCAGTTCAATTTGGGGTTCATCATTGCGAGGCTAGATCTGGACCTGTTCATTATCGATCAGCATGCAACGGATGAAAAGTACAATTTTGAAGATCTTCAGCGGACGACTATTctacaaaatcaaaaactagTTGTACCCCAACAGCTTGAACTGACGGCGGTAAACGAAATGATTCTTATGGACAATCtggaaattttcgaaatgaacGGGTTCAAGTTTGAGCTGGACGGTTCGGCCGAGCCAACCAGGAAAGTCAAACTTCTAGCTAAACCATTCAGCAAGAACTGGGAGTTCGGGAAGGAAGACATCGATGAGCTAATTTTTATGCTGCAGGATGCCCCGAATACAGTGTGTCGCCCATCGAGGGTGCGAGCAATGTTTGCCTCCCGAGCTTGTCGAAAATCGGTCATGATCGGAAAAGCACTTTCCATCGGCGAAATGCGAAAGTTGGTGAGCCATATGGGTGAAATCGAGCAACCTTGG aattgtccCCATGGTAGACCAACAATGCGACATCTGGTCAATCTTTCCATGATCGAGCAGATCGAagaatcaaatgaaagtaaagAGGATTGA
- the LOC129756123 gene encoding neurogenic differentiation factor 1 — MPKKKRSKSPIMDMIEDGFDDDLDSNDDKPGTPIQRNAANARERARMRVLSKAFFNLKRNIPWVPVDTKLSKLDTLRLAKNYISYLAATLDGQSVEDFSTNLAQPPKTAWPFVFQPVQPLEATKPKLLSATVSESRNRTEVTPTNQNIKSPNFSPQPPSSVSQTSGGCKADKGSFSATRDESNPTFAETRSMRVLSQTQHHHHHQHQQEHNHLVGHQQLHFQNHNLHIHSHMMDAESDGHLGNYHHQLQNLHLVSTMGSN; from the exons ACGATAAACCAGGCACCCCGATCCAGCGGAACGCAGCCAACGCGAGGGAACGGGCCCGCATGAGGGTCCTATCGAAGGCCTTCTTCAACCTGAAGCGCAACATCCCCTGGGTACCTGTCGATACGAAGCTGTCAAAGCTGGATACCCTCCGATTGGCGAAGAATTACATCAGCTACCTGGCCGCAACGCTAGATGGCCAATCGGTGGAGGATTTTTCCACCAACCTGGCTCAGCCACCGAAAACG GCTTGGCCCTTCGTTTTCCAGCCGGTTCAACCACTAGAGGCTACCAAACCCAAGCTGCTTTCCGCGACAGTTTCCGAAAGTCGAAACAGAACCGAAGTGACGCCGacaaatcaaaatatcaaatcaCCTAACTTCTCGCCTCAACCACCAtcgtcagtcagtcagacatcTGGCGGCTGTAAAGCTGATAAAGGATCATTTTCAGCTACCAGAGATGAATCGAATCCCACGTTTGCGGAAACTCGATCCATGAGAGTGCTTAGCCAAACGCAACATCACCACCATCATCAGCATCAACAAGAGCATAATCATCTGGTGGGACATCAGCAGTTACATTTCCAGAATCACAATCTTCATATCCACAGCCATATGATGGATGCCGAATCCGATGGTCATCTGGGCAATTATCATCATCAGTTGCAGAATTTGCATCTTGTCAGTACGATGGGAAGCAATTAA